The region GAAGAGCACGAATTCAGCCACCGCTCTATGCACTGCATATGGAAGCCATGACTGCACTTCTCCAGAACCCTAATTCTCTCCCCAATTTCGAACTCCGACAAGCAAATCGCGCACTCCTCCGTCGCCGCGAGCTGCATCCCCTCCGAGTAAATCAAAGACGGAACCTCGATCACGTTCTCCGTATCCGCGCTGACGGTGTCCGGCGACTGGATTCGGCGATACCGCTTGCACATGTGTTTGATGGCGAAGTTGATCGCCAGACCGCAGATTAGGGTGCAGAAGAGGAAGCCAACGACTAAGGCCGTGTTTGCCTTGAAATCTCCGGAATTGGAGTACGGCTGCCATTGGCAATTCTGGACACCGCATTTAGTTGGCGGCGGTGGCAATTGGTGGCAGCGTCCCTCGTGGTGAGGAGGGTGAAAGTGAaggtgaagatgaagaagaggacggattagtgacggatcagtttttcctagttagtgacggatttgtgacccgataATTAataccgtcaaaaatttgacggaaccgtccaaaatggaacaaatgtgatccgatttcaaatgtgagggaccgaataatttaaaagataatgttttggaccaaaataaaaaaaaaaaacccaataTGTTAAGTATCAAATTGGGCCTTTAATCTTTAGTTTATTAtgatttagttatttatatatCACTACCCATAATGTGAATAGATCTAACATTTCATTAACTTAATATGTAATGTTAAATGCCGTGTTGAAATTATTAAATGAGTCAACATTCGGCTATAATGGGCCACTACATCTAGAATTTAAAAGACTATTTTGTGTGAGTGTGTTGATtagttgtgacttgtgagtgATTAGTGCTTGATGTATGAAAAAAAGTTtagcttttttttattttaatttgtctattaaaataattcaattttatttgtagAAAAATTCATTatgttagtattttatttccttcTCTCTTATGGAGTAATTTATTAGTTAAACTTCCAACGCTTTTTACAGTAAACTAATTTGATTTTGTCATCTTCTCAACCGATTAATGGCGGCTTACGCAGCTCTACTTTCTGTTATGAATACCGTTGATCACATCCAAAACCACCCTCAACTTTCAACTTCTCTTGATCATTCCACAATTGAGTTACTCCTCGGAAACATTTGCTTCTTCCTAGATTTTATAGAAACTTATTCTTCTCATGGAGGTATCAACGAGCCTGCCGATGATTTGGAGAACCAGATTGCAACTGCAGCTCATGCGGCTGAAGATGCAGTCGAATCCCACGCCATTTCTCAATTTCGTGATAGTGGTGACTCTCGAGATCTGCACAAGGTAATTGTAGCAATGGATCTTCTCAGAGATAAGACGTTGAAGGTGAAAGAGGAAAGGGGATTGAAACATCATCAGCCAACTCCTAATTCGtcaaaatccccaatttctGGAGAGACACTTACGGTTGGATTTGATCACAACTCAACAAAACTCCTGGATGTGCTTACCGGAAATGAGTCCAGCCGCCAAATCATCTCAATCGTCGGCATGGGCAGAATTGGTAAGACTACACTCGCCAAAAACACTTTTTAGAATTCGATCATTGTGAGACGCTTTGATGTTCGTGCTTGGGTGTCTATTTCCCAGGATTATAATTTGTCAAGTATTTTCCTAGGGCTTCTTTCTCACCTAAAGGAACTCACTAGCACTATTGAAATGGTTGCCGATGAAAGAGATGAGTATCGATTAGGAGAGCGATTGTATAAAACTTTGGTGGGTAGGAGATATTTGGTTGTGTTGGATGACATGTGGAGTGTTGAAGTTTGGGACAAGATAAAGTTCTATTTCCCTGATAATGGCAATGGGAGTCGCCTCGTTTTCACTACTAGGTTTTCTGATTTGGCTGTATATTGTAGATCAGTTTGTGTTAGGATGAATCTTTTAAATGAGTATGAATGTTGGGAGCTATTATGTGTGAGGGTATTTGGACATGAAGATTGCCCCGTTGAACTAGAACAAATTGGAAGAGAGATTGTTGCAATGTGCAAAGGGCTTCCTCTGTCGGTTACTGTGATTGGAGGGCTTCTTCAAAAGTCAGCTAAGACAGTTGAATATTGGCAGGATGTGTTAGTGAATATAAGATCAGTTTTCAGTTCAGGAGAGGGTGACCATTGCTTAAATGTGTTGTATTCAAGTTATAGCCATTTGCCTGCTCATCTAAAGCCGTGTTTTCTTTACATGGGGATGTTTAAAGAGGATTCAGAGATTCAAGTCACGCAACTCACCAGACTTTTGGTTGCATAGGGGTTTCTAAAACCAAAAGGTAATCGAGTCTCGGAAGAGGTTGCGGAGGATTACTTGAAGAATCTCATTGATAGGAACCTCGTTGAAGTTGGTCAGTTACATGAGAATGGAAAAATTATATCTGTTCAGATTCATGATCTTGTAAGAGATCTATGCATAAGTATAGCAGAGAAAGAGAAGTTTTGTCCTGATGGGAGAGTTTGGTTTACGAGCAAGGATTCTTGCGTAGAAGATGTGTTGCAGAAGTGTAAGCTGCGTTTCTTTGCTTACAGCACACTGTCTTATAACTCCTTGTTCGTGCTTCCTTCTTCAATATCCTTGCTTTGGAATCTGCAAACATTGATTTTTGGAGGAATAGGATATTGTCTAGTTAATGCACCAGTTGAAATTTGGAATATGTCACAACTTAGGCACGTTGTGTGCAACAACATTCATCTACCCGATCCTTCACCAAGTGAGGGGGGGGATGGCTTTTGCATTTTGAGAAACTTGCAAACACTCGTGGGAGTAGTGAATTTCAGATGGAGCGAGGAGGCGTGCAAGAGAATCCCCAGCGTCAAGAAATTGCACGTGAGGTTTGATGATGGCTTCGCAGGTTATGAAGATTGCTTGTGCGTAGTGTATCCCAGAATTTCCGGTGTTTACATAAGCTTGAATCGCTGAAGATACACTTCCCTTTCTGTATATCGCGATATCCTATGGATCTGCTGAGCAAGAGGCTCGGTTTCCCCACTTGTCTAAACAAGCTGCATCTGATAAACTGTAGTCTTACTCGAGTAGACCTGGCAACGATTGGTTCGTTGCCCCATCTGCAAGTTATTGAGCTAGAACACATTTCTGTTTTGGGAGGTGAGTGGAGCGCTGTGGCTGGTGATTTTCCTTGTCTCAAGTATTTGAGAATCAACAGCTGTGATCTCGTGTATTGGGGTGTAGAGGCCTCTGCTTTTGGAGTTCTTGAGAGGCTCATTGTGGAGGATTTGTGGCAGTTGAAAGAGATCCGTGCAGAGATGGGAGAAATAAACACACTTAATCTCATTTGTGTGCATCACTGCTCCGAGTCTGCGGCCATTTCAGCAATGGAGATCAAGAGAGCTTTGGGAACGATGGCCATGGGATTCAAGTCAACATCTCTTTCGTCGCCGGTTATGGTTTTCTGATATGGGCGAAAGAAGAGGGCTTACCCATCGATGTTATTCGACACAGGCCCTTTTGATTGTCTGCACAAGAGCTACAAATGGCAAATTTACTTGATGTAAGTTGTGTCCCACATCGAAAAGTGGAGAGGAGTGTAGTAAGAGTGAGTGAGGTATAAATAAAGGGGGAGGGAAGAGGAGGAAAGTTGCCTTAAACTAATGAGTAAGGAAAACAAAGCGGAAGGTGAGAACCAGCCGCCGCATCTCTAATAATGGTGCATGAATTTATGGAGGGGTAATAGGCTGGTCGCAGCGTAGACGCTGCCTCTTTTGCAGAACTCGCTCAGGCGGGCCTCCCAATACCCACCCCCAATTTCAGTTTAATATTTTctcttattaattaaatcattaattAGAACTggaatatttattattaaatctttattttttttaaggtaATGAATGTATTTGTTGACTAGTGATCATATACTGTTGTTGATTACTTGatttaatcataaaatatttattaatttctcTACATAGAATTTAGAAATTATCTTTGTTGAATATTAAGTTTTGAATGAAGTATTTGTCCGGCTAGACTTTAAATCCAAATACAAACCAATGTCGCAAATAAattttactctctccatccacCAAAAAATAGTCCTCAATACTAATTCTCGACTATCATCAGCCAACAACTAGTCTATGCACAATTGACAAATGGAATATACCAAAACTTAGGCATGTCGTATGCAACAACATTCAACTATCTAATCAAGTTATGACTTTTGTGTTTgacaaacttgcaaacagttaaTGAAAGTAGTGAATTTAAGAAGGAGCGAGGAGGTGTGCAAGAGAATTCCTAACATCAAGAAATTGCACGTGACTTTTGATGATAGTTTGTGCTTAGTCGTCCATCTCCACAATTTCAGCTGTTTTACTTAAGCCTGGATCATTAAAGATAAAGAAGTAATTTCAAGCAGACTTTTAACTTCAGCATCATCAATCACTATACTGTGCAAATCAAGCACAAGGTGCACATCAGCCACAAATGACAAATTTACTCGTGCCAACTAAACAAAACAGCTGTAATAAGTTACGGAAGAGTATATTCATCTGTATTCATCTATAGTCCCATCATCCAATATGAAATCATCACATGGTTGCAATCAAAATTTCTTCATCAGCACAAAGATGACAGGTATTTGAGTATGGCTGCACTACAATGAAAAGGCAGTGTACAGACCCACAATACTAGAACGAGGCaagataataaaaaattgtatcATAATTACGATGAACGGGGAAAATAAGGATATGAAGATGTTAAAGGGGAAAAATTTAAGGCAAGTTCAAATTCCGAAGGGCTTCAGTTCCCTCGGTACTAAGACTAGCTTCCTCGGAAAAGGTTAGGACGTCGTACCAAAACTACTTTTAATTACGACCTTCAGTACCTAGGCGCCAGAAGTTTATGTTTTTTTGCAGTAAGAATATCTACAGAAGGCATGAGTATATATGCTGCCTAGAAAGAGTAGCTGGGAGCAGGATTTGGACATTAAAGACCTACTAGCAAACCATCAGTCCTCACAAGAGAAATCATGAAGATGATAGTAAATTGGCTTCCGAAACTGCAAAAGCAAAACCCCATGTCAACTTCAGAATATGGAAAATTAGTACATATTCACCTATCAGTTTTAATTCTAGAATCAGTACTTCCTCAAGTCCTAAATTcctaatataataaaaaattctcCTTAGTCACTTCAAATCCTTATTAAATTCcctgaaaatgaatatttacTTAATGCAGTCGTCTGTATAATACATTCAAATGATAACACAGATGAAGCACCTTCAAGTTAACTTAACCCTCATTATGTAGCCATGTTAATGCCCATCAGGTATCATATTTTCTTAATGTGACTGCAACTGAAGCCTTGATGATCAGTCTAATATAATCTAATTCCATTCCATCAGGAGAGAAGCTTACCTACAGTGACAGTAACACTGATGAGAACCAGCACTTCACCTCAACATTGACAGCCTCCTACAAAATCAAATCATAACATCAGCCAAAAGAGTTTAAAGGGAGTAAAGTTAATTTTTGTCCATTCTCCGCTGATGTTACTCACATTGTCATAGTACTAATTTACAGAAATTTACATATGATCACCATCTCAATCTTGCCCATTTAAAGATATGCAGAACAGGAATAGAGAGACAGCACCAAAACCAATTCATACAATAAAACATAAAAGCTTATATACTCTAAAGAGGTTATAACTTCATATTTTGGTGACGGTAAGCATGCTGTAGCAGCTTATTAACTGCATTGAAGTGGCTTTTACAGTGAACTCAATTTCCAAAAGAAGCAATTTTGTACAACTAAATTGGATAGTCCTCTCAAATAAACTGAGAGAACAGAGGTATTTCAGCTCAGGCATATAGATCCAAGCAGTAGGACAACTTTTTTTCCCACATACAAGTAAGATCTTCCTAAATTGGATAGTCCTCTAACAATGATTTAGCACAAGTTACCGATTACAAATTTAAGTTATACCTTCCCAAATCAACTAGTATTGCATATTGGGATACTGGGATGCATAGAAAAACACTTACAGGATTCTACAAATTGTTATGTTCCAGATGTTTATACTCTACTGCCATGAAGACTGCTTGCGTCTGAATGACTCATTATCCCAGTCTCCGTTGGGCTCCTTCCTTTTCAAAATACTGCCTGAAATGGAAAAAATCCTAGCCTGATCCTCTGCTAGACCTTGTGAAGTGGAAACAGCATGCTGGACAGACGAAAGAGGCAACATCACCTCCCTGACATCACTTTCCAGAGGTCCAGGGCCTGAATTAAGGTCCAAACCCTGTCTACTCCACTGCCTGTTGCTCTCTACCATGCTGTTATTACTAATGCCAGGAAAGGTAACCATGAATGGCCTCTGAAAAGGTGATGTCACTGAAACAACAGGTCCTAGATATTGTGAATTCACTGGAGAAGCAAAAGGCCTTACAGTAGAAGAATCTGAATATGAGGCTGCCCCAACAGAAAATGTGGTAGATGGGAGAGGAGTGGAGGTTCCGTAAGGAAATACAGGTAACTGGAAAGGACTGGATGGGTATGGCACTGCAGGCGATGATGATAATACTGATCCACGGAACACCTCACGGTTATATGGAGCAACACCAGTAGGCTCAAATGTTCTCTGGGCCGCACCAGGTGGATAAACAGAAAAGGGTTGCTCCCCTCGCTCGGGTAACATTGATGGGATTGCCATTGTTGAGTACGCATTTCCAGGAGGAAACCAAGATGAGAAATTGCCCATAACTGAACTGTTTGTTCTAAGACCAGCAGAAGGCAACTGAGACGTACCACCGTTAACTAGCTGATTAATAAATGGAAACTCCTCAGCACTACCATCATCGGCTAAAGGTCCATTGTTGAGATCAAAATCCCTCCAAACATGCAAACTATCTAAATGTTTAGCCTGCAGTGCAGATACCTTGCCTTTAGGATTGCTGCTGGCTGAGCAGTGCACAGCATCATTTGCATCAACTGTGTTCAAATCAAGATCCAGGCCACCACAACCATGAGAAGTCATTTCCTCCAGAACACTTTCATCTGGAACATTTAGATCAATATCCAAAGGGATGCGCTCATGTTTAGTGGAAGAAACATCAGGGCAAGACAAACTTGTCGGACTTGATGAGGTTTCATGAACTTTTCTGGGCTCAGCAGGTCGAAATGCACTGGTGGCAGCAGAACCCTTCCAACCAAGTTCCACTCTACTTTTCAATAAGTCCTGTGGAGGAACAAATGGGCATTTGgcagctgcagctgcagctACAGTAATGGAGGCAGAATGGCCACTTTGGATAGACTTCACCGAAAATGGTAATGAGTTAATGAGCTGAACAGTTGCTGGCCCTGAGGATGTTGGTGTAATGGACTCCCCATATTTCCCATCATCAGCACAAAAACCTTCATTCAGGTCAAACTTCAATTTTGTACCTGGACCTGTTTCTCCTGCGGCGGGAGAAGCAGTGCCAGAACCACTGGGAGCATATTTGTTAGCCTCTTCTGGCTGAATGCTCCCAGACTTGGATCTTCTCAAGTCAGCTTCCCCCTGAGCTTCATTCTCTGCTGCATCAGAACATCTGCTCTCAGGCACTGATAGATGATTTGGAATCACCTGGTTTTCTACATTATCCTCTACATGATGACAGTTGAGATCATGAGATGTGGAAGACAAATCAGACATGGTATGACTTTCATCAGCTGCATCCTTTTCCACTTCCTTATCAATGTTCAGTCTTCCAGACTTGCTTGCAGAACTATTTGCAGCCCCATAATTGAGTTCTCCGACTTTCTCTGCATCATCAGCTTCTGGCAGTAATATCCGGTCACTTTCAGCTTGGAGTAGATTTTCACAGTTAGCTGTTTCCGCAATTCCGGACTGAACAGTTGCAGCAGTCAGCTTCTGTTCTGCATCTGTCTTGTTCAATCCTTCATTTACAACCTTACCGGATTCACCTTGATCAGTTGGCTTTGGCTTTGATCCTGCTACATGAACCAATGGCTTACACTCACCAACTCTTGAAAGATCACTGTGTTCTTCTTCAGGTACCAGGACATCCACTCGGCTATGTCTACAGTTCAAGTTACTAGTAGAACCATTATCCATAGCAGCCTTCTCCTTGTGGACTCCTTCACTTGTATCATCACTGTTTCCTGTATTTTCATTTGGCTTCCGAGTAGACTCCGAGTCATGGTCAATAATACTATTTCTCAAATCTATGTTAGTTGAACTAATTTCTTTTACTTGGTCTCCAGCATCAATACCTTCGGAAGAATGAGAAGCAACACTCTTTCGATCACCGGAAATCTCAACTGGTGCAATAGCCTGTTTCTTTCCATCACAGTCAGATTCACTGAACTGTGTTTGCGCCACCAAAGAGC is a window of Salvia splendens isolate huo1 chromosome 3, SspV2, whole genome shotgun sequence DNA encoding:
- the LOC121796572 gene encoding putative late blight resistance protein homolog R1B-16, coding for MVADERDEYRLGERLYKTLVGRRYLVVLDDMWSVEVWDKIKFYFPDNGNGSRLVFTTRFSDLAVYCRSVCVRMNLLNEYECWELLCVRVFGHEDCPVELEQIGREIVAMCKGLPLSVTVIGGLLQKSAKTVEYWQDVLVNIRSVFSSGEGNRVSEEVAEDYLKNLIDRNLVEVGQLHENGKIISVQIHDLVRDLCISIAEKEKFCPDGRVWFTSKDSCVEDVLQKCKLRFFAYSTLSYNSLFVLPSSISLLWNLQTLIFGGIGYCLVNAPVEIWNMSQLRHVVCNNIHLPDPSPSEGGDGFCILRNLQTLVGVVNFRWSEEACKRIPSVKKLHVRFDDGFAGYEDCLCVVYPRISGVYISLNR
- the LOC121794972 gene encoding uncharacterized protein LOC121794972; its protein translation is MAAYAALLSVMNTVDHIQNHPQLSTSLDHSTIELLLGNICFFLDFIETYSSHGGINEPADDLENQIATAAHAAEDAVESHAISQFRDSGDSRDLHKVIVAMDLLRDKTLKVKEERGLKHHQPTPNSSKSPISGETLTVGFDHNSTKLLDVLTGNESSRQIISIVGMGRIGL